A stretch of Bradyrhizobium sp. AZCC 2262 DNA encodes these proteins:
- a CDS encoding TrbI/VirB10 family protein — MTGSQPTGTRDPVSGSAPSSNDLGQTLRLRAERPRITRLSRKVLAGGSALALLLISGAVLWALRSNRPHTPAPDELYSTDHHNVADGLTALPQDYTGIPRDVPRLGAPLPGDLGRPIVTAEGQSAPIGLDAEQQRANQETEAARTSKVFAATTAPVVPPHAASQETTTKTAASSDETFTQNGQDSKLLFVNAPVDRRTTTPDRLSRPASPFVVQAGTIIPAALITGIRSDLPGQITAQVTEAIYDTPTGRAKLIPQGARLIGVYDSQVAFGQSRVLLVWTRLIMPNGRSIILERQQGADAGGYSGLEDEVDNHWGELFKAALLSTILGVGAELGSGVDTGNNTAILQALRVGAANSLNQTGQQLVRRNLNIQPTLTIRPGFPVRVLVSRDLVLEPYRG; from the coding sequence GTGACGGGAAGTCAGCCAACCGGGACTCGTGATCCCGTATCGGGATCAGCGCCATCGTCCAATGATCTCGGGCAGACTCTGCGTCTGCGTGCAGAACGCCCAAGGATCACAAGGCTCTCCCGCAAGGTCCTTGCGGGTGGCAGCGCATTGGCTTTGCTGCTCATCTCTGGCGCGGTGCTGTGGGCGCTGAGGAGCAACCGCCCACACACTCCGGCGCCGGACGAGCTTTACAGCACCGATCATCACAACGTTGCAGATGGCCTGACAGCGTTGCCGCAGGACTATACTGGAATTCCCCGCGACGTCCCTCGGCTTGGAGCGCCATTGCCGGGCGACTTGGGGCGTCCAATCGTTACGGCGGAAGGCCAGTCAGCGCCGATCGGTCTTGACGCCGAGCAGCAGCGTGCCAATCAGGAAACCGAAGCGGCCCGGACCAGCAAGGTATTTGCGGCGACGACTGCGCCCGTTGTGCCACCGCATGCCGCATCCCAGGAAACGACCACCAAGACTGCGGCATCCTCTGATGAAACCTTCACTCAAAACGGGCAGGACAGCAAACTCCTCTTCGTCAATGCCCCGGTTGATCGGCGGACTACAACGCCCGACCGACTCTCACGTCCAGCATCACCGTTTGTTGTGCAAGCAGGGACGATTATTCCGGCGGCTCTGATTACTGGAATCCGTTCGGATCTACCCGGCCAAATCACCGCGCAAGTTACAGAAGCGATTTACGATACCCCGACTGGACGTGCCAAGCTCATCCCTCAGGGAGCGCGTTTAATCGGGGTCTACGATAGTCAGGTCGCGTTCGGTCAATCGCGGGTATTGTTAGTGTGGACCCGGCTGATCATGCCGAACGGTCGCTCGATCATTTTGGAGCGGCAGCAGGGCGCAGACGCCGGGGGCTACTCCGGTCTTGAGGACGAGGTCGACAACCACTGGGGCGAGCTGTTCAAGGCGGCGCTGCTATCGACAATCCTCGGCGTTGGGGCAGAGCTCGGGTCCGGTGTGGATACCGGAAACAATACGGCCATTCTTCAGGCGCTACGGGTCGGCGCTGCGAATTCGCTGAACCAAACCGGGCAGCAGCTGGTTCGACGCAATCTCAATATTCAACCGACATTGACCATCCGGCCAGGCTTTCCCGTGCGTGTGCTAGTCAGTCGGGATCTGGTGCTCGAACCCTACAGAGGATGA
- the trbJ gene encoding P-type conjugative transfer protein TrbJ, which translates to MNRLHRLATAGVIAFAVFVCPEPASAQLVVFDPNNYAQNVLTAARALQQINSQIVSLQNQAQMLINQAKNLATLPFSSLLQLEQSIQRTQQLLAQAQRIAYDIQQIDRAFSTTYAAASSSIPHQALIANAQTRWQNAMAGLQDAMRTQATVVGNLNTNRTQMSALVTSSQGATGALQASQAGNQLLALQAQQLADLTAVVAAHGRAQNLESAQHAAAQDQGREQLRRFLTQGAGYQPTTVQMFH; encoded by the coding sequence ATGAACCGCCTCCATCGTCTCGCTACCGCAGGCGTGATTGCGTTTGCTGTGTTTGTCTGTCCCGAGCCCGCCTCCGCGCAGTTGGTCGTGTTCGATCCCAATAACTATGCGCAGAACGTACTGACGGCCGCTCGTGCCTTGCAGCAGATCAACAGCCAGATCGTGTCGCTGCAGAACCAGGCCCAGATGCTGATCAACCAGGCGAAGAATCTGGCCACGCTGCCGTTCTCGTCGTTGTTGCAGTTGGAACAGTCGATCCAGCGTACCCAGCAGTTGCTCGCCCAGGCTCAACGCATCGCCTATGATATCCAACAGATCGATCGTGCGTTCTCCACGACGTACGCGGCGGCATCATCCAGCATTCCACACCAGGCGTTGATCGCAAACGCGCAAACGCGTTGGCAGAACGCAATGGCCGGCCTGCAGGACGCTATGAGGACGCAGGCCACGGTCGTCGGCAATCTCAATACCAACCGCACCCAGATGTCGGCGCTGGTTACCTCGAGCCAGGGGGCGACTGGGGCACTGCAGGCGAGCCAGGCGGGCAATCAGCTTCTGGCCCTGCAGGCCCAGCAACTCGCGGATCTCACTGCAGTCGTCGCCGCCCATGGGCGCGCGCAAAACCTGGAGTCCGCACAGCACGCCGCTGCCCAGGACCAGGGCAGGGAGCAACTGCGCCGCTTCCTGACGCAAGGCGCCGGCTATCAACCCACAACCGTGCAGATGTTTCACTGA
- the trbF gene encoding conjugal transfer protein TrbF, translating into MFKRPSVHYGRTPEPVTPYQKAAQIWDERIGSARVQARNWRLMAFGCLLLSGGLAASLVWQSTHGTITPWVVEVDRLGQAQAVAPASPFYQPTDPQIAFHLARFIEDVRGLPTDAIVLRQDWLRAYDFTTDRGAAALNDYARTNDPFAKLGNTQIAVEISSVIRASPQSFRVAWTERRYDSGQLAATERWTAILSVVIETPRDADRLRKNPLGVYVNAINWSKELA; encoded by the coding sequence ATGTTCAAACGACCATCCGTGCATTACGGTCGCACGCCGGAGCCGGTGACGCCTTACCAGAAGGCGGCTCAAATCTGGGACGAGCGTATTGGCTCGGCCCGCGTCCAGGCCAGAAACTGGCGGTTGATGGCATTCGGATGCTTGTTGCTGTCCGGAGGGCTTGCAGCAAGCCTCGTTTGGCAGTCCACCCACGGGACCATCACGCCGTGGGTGGTGGAAGTCGATCGTCTCGGCCAGGCTCAGGCGGTCGCGCCGGCAAGTCCCTTCTACCAGCCGACCGATCCGCAAATCGCGTTTCACCTCGCGCGCTTCATCGAAGATGTGCGAGGCCTGCCGACCGACGCCATTGTGCTACGGCAGGATTGGCTCCGTGCCTACGACTTCACAACTGATCGCGGAGCTGCGGCGCTGAACGATTACGCGCGAACTAACGATCCCTTTGCCAAGCTCGGCAATACCCAGATCGCCGTCGAGATCTCCAGCGTCATTCGTGCCTCGCCGCAAAGCTTTCGGGTCGCGTGGACCGAACGCCGCTATGACAGCGGCCAACTCGCTGCGACCGAGCGCTGGACCGCGATCCTTTCCGTCGTGATCGAGACCCCGCGCGATGCCGACCGCCTCCGCAAGAATCCGCTCGGCGTCTATGTCAATGCCATCAACTGGTCGAAGGAGCTCGCCTAG
- a CDS encoding DUF2274 domain-containing protein translates to MPKLKIGSIEDDKPVSLTVKLPAMVYRDLTAYAEILKREGRQSTADPAMLVGPMLARFMATDRAFRKLRRGIQQKGSPSAAAKSE, encoded by the coding sequence ATGCCCAAGCTAAAAATTGGTTCGATCGAAGATGACAAGCCCGTCAGCTTGACCGTAAAGCTCCCAGCAATGGTCTATCGCGATTTGACGGCCTATGCAGAAATCTTGAAACGGGAAGGCCGACAATCGACTGCAGACCCAGCGATGCTTGTCGGGCCGATGCTGGCACGATTCATGGCAACGGATCGCGCGTTCAGGAAGCTGCGTCGCGGAATTCAACAAAAAGGTTCACCAAGCGCCGCAGCAAAATCCGAGTGA
- the trbG gene encoding P-type conjugative transfer protein TrbG — MALLFALALSGCTTFKPPQISYDDDVPPPPDLPMPADDHARPLHVPPSWTPARGGNKGDEEAKEPAERITTANDAARVQPRRAGYFNAVQIFPYSPGALYQIYASPGQITDIALEPGEQLTGSGPLAAGDTVRWIVGDTESGNGDTRRVHIMVKPTRPAIETNLVINTDRRTYLIELRSREKPYMPSVTWFFPENRSSHSRALPPTPIIPEVEQRRYRYIIEGDSPPWRPVNAYDDGRKVYIEFSNGIGQGEMPPLFAIGQDGKPELVNYRAYKNVLIVDRLFAAAELRLGGEKQQKVRVVRHDGGRS, encoded by the coding sequence TTGGCGTTGCTTTTTGCTCTCGCGCTTTCCGGCTGCACGACCTTCAAACCGCCACAGATCAGCTATGATGACGATGTGCCGCCGCCTCCCGATCTACCGATGCCCGCTGATGACCATGCGCGTCCATTGCATGTCCCGCCGTCCTGGACACCGGCGCGCGGCGGCAACAAGGGCGATGAGGAAGCCAAAGAGCCGGCGGAGCGGATCACAACGGCCAACGATGCCGCCCGCGTCCAGCCGCGGCGGGCAGGGTATTTCAACGCTGTCCAAATCTTTCCGTATAGTCCCGGCGCACTCTACCAGATCTACGCCTCACCGGGGCAGATCACGGACATCGCGCTCGAGCCGGGCGAGCAGCTAACAGGTTCGGGGCCGCTCGCCGCCGGCGATACCGTGCGCTGGATCGTCGGCGACACCGAGAGCGGCAACGGCGATACCAGGCGCGTCCACATTATGGTCAAGCCGACAAGGCCCGCCATCGAGACGAACCTTGTCATCAACACCGATCGGCGAACCTACCTCATCGAGCTGCGCTCCCGTGAAAAGCCATACATGCCATCAGTTACCTGGTTCTTTCCGGAAAACCGATCCAGCCACTCCCGGGCTTTGCCACCAACTCCGATCATTCCGGAAGTGGAGCAGCGCCGCTACCGTTACATCATCGAGGGCGACAGCCCGCCGTGGCGTCCGGTCAATGCCTACGATGATGGCCGCAAGGTCTATATCGAGTTCTCGAATGGGATCGGACAAGGCGAAATGCCGCCGCTGTTCGCCATCGGGCAGGATGGCAAGCCCGAACTCGTCAACTATCGCGCCTACAAGAACGTACTGATCGTCGACCGTCTGTTCGCCGCGGCTGAGCTGCGCCTTGGCGGAGAGAAGCAGCAGAAGGTGCGAGTTGTCAGACACGACGGAGGGCGGTCGTGA
- a CDS encoding thiamine pyrophosphate-binding protein, which translates to MKQNTLNHVTSKTDRIRVFVLIGCAKALRSGSLPHASGDAFCQRSKQKTLAAGLASRQRRSERFQLQEMQMSRTVAGTLVDALEKVGVRQIFGLIGDSLNPIADAVRHSNIEWIGVRHEEGAALAAAGQAKLTGRLGVCCGTTGPGSTHLVAGLYEANRDHAPVLALSGEMPRKKQGTDYFQATDSNLLFRDVSLYTETISSAAQAPAVIHQAIAAAYGSRSVAHLTLPQDVISGTPDSSVTSAATLKPRPEISAGEADVAEMARRIDEADRIVIMCGAGCHGAAEELRALSDRLKAPLIHSFRGKDIMPYNDPRWMGGIGMIGTKPVYQAAMHCDLLLMLGTDYPYSEFLPRKGAVIQVDDRARVLGRRTPTALGVNGSVRPTIRSLLGRVKPKSDSEFFDFITVRRQAWDEMLDKQSDLARSKNLIHPQAVARSVSDLAARDAVFVIDTGLNTLWSGNWIRQAGEQRIIGSFNNGAVGTALGQANGIQALDRSRQVIALCGDGGFNMLMCEFLTAVHHKLPVKCVVYNNSAFGLIALEAEAIGVPAWKQGIDFPNPDYVALARACGGVGFKAERPAELRDVIDTALKADGPAIVDCVVAANELPNFPHVELEQAGNYAKAKIKETILAVTGG; encoded by the coding sequence TTGAAGCAAAACACCCTAAATCATGTCACTTCCAAAACAGACAGGATTCGCGTTTTCGTGTTAATCGGCTGCGCTAAGGCGCTTAGGAGTGGCTCTCTACCTCACGCAAGTGGCGACGCTTTTTGCCAAAGGTCAAAACAGAAAACCCTAGCGGCCGGACTTGCGTCTCGACAGAGACGATCTGAAAGATTCCAATTGCAGGAGATGCAGATGTCGCGGACAGTCGCCGGCACTTTAGTCGACGCGCTCGAAAAGGTTGGTGTCAGGCAGATATTCGGGTTGATTGGCGATTCGCTTAATCCGATCGCCGATGCGGTTCGCCACAGCAACATTGAATGGATCGGCGTCCGCCATGAGGAGGGAGCCGCGCTCGCGGCTGCGGGCCAAGCAAAGCTCACAGGTCGGCTCGGCGTTTGTTGCGGAACAACCGGACCTGGCAGCACCCATCTCGTCGCCGGCCTCTACGAAGCAAATCGCGACCACGCACCGGTTCTTGCGCTGTCCGGAGAGATGCCGCGCAAGAAGCAGGGAACCGACTATTTTCAGGCGACAGATTCAAACCTGCTATTCCGTGATGTCTCGCTCTATACCGAAACCATTTCCTCAGCTGCACAGGCGCCGGCCGTCATCCATCAGGCCATCGCCGCCGCCTATGGTAGCCGTAGCGTGGCACATTTGACGCTGCCACAGGATGTGATTAGCGGGACGCCCGACAGCAGCGTTACGAGCGCTGCCACGCTCAAGCCGCGACCCGAAATATCCGCTGGCGAAGCAGACGTTGCCGAGATGGCCCGCCGCATCGACGAAGCTGACCGCATCGTCATCATGTGCGGTGCTGGATGTCATGGCGCAGCCGAAGAATTGCGTGCGCTTTCCGACCGCCTCAAGGCGCCGCTGATCCATTCCTTCAGGGGCAAGGACATCATGCCTTACAACGACCCGCGCTGGATGGGTGGCATCGGTATGATCGGGACGAAGCCGGTCTATCAAGCCGCTATGCATTGCGATTTGCTTTTGATGCTCGGCACGGACTATCCGTATTCCGAATTCTTGCCCCGCAAGGGCGCCGTCATCCAGGTCGACGATCGGGCGCGCGTGCTTGGCCGCCGCACCCCGACTGCGCTCGGCGTCAACGGGTCTGTGCGACCGACGATCAGATCGCTGCTCGGTCGGGTGAAGCCGAAGAGCGACAGCGAATTCTTCGATTTCATCACGGTCCGGCGCCAGGCCTGGGACGAGATGCTAGACAAACAGTCCGATCTCGCGCGCAGCAAGAATCTTATTCACCCGCAGGCTGTCGCGCGTTCGGTGAGTGACCTCGCCGCGCGCGATGCCGTGTTCGTCATCGACACCGGGCTCAATACGCTGTGGTCGGGCAACTGGATCCGCCAGGCCGGCGAACAGCGGATCATCGGCTCGTTCAACAATGGCGCCGTTGGTACCGCGCTTGGTCAGGCTAACGGCATTCAGGCGCTCGACCGTTCGCGCCAAGTCATCGCACTCTGCGGCGACGGCGGTTTCAACATGCTGATGTGCGAATTCCTCACTGCCGTGCATCACAAGCTGCCGGTGAAGTGCGTTGTCTATAACAATTCGGCTTTCGGACTGATCGCACTTGAGGCCGAAGCGATCGGCGTGCCGGCCTGGAAACAGGGTATCGACTTCCCCAATCCGGACTATGTGGCGCTAGCGCGCGCCTGCGGCGGGGTGGGCTTCAAGGCCGAAAGACCCGCCGAGTTGCGCGACGTCATTGACACAGCGCTCAAGGCCGATGGTCCGGCCATTGTCGACTGCGTTGTTGCGGCTAACGAATTGCCTAATTTCCCGCATGTCGAGCTGGAACAGGCCGGCAATTACGCCAAAGCAAAGATCAAGGAAACAATACTTGCAGTTACCGGCGGGTGA
- a CDS encoding DUF417 family protein: MNQLNRLILRVSKTTPFRSGLDRHLIRAAMVFTFFAFSIQKWSQYTAEMLVPLISHSPVVFWLLPAFGVRGAGFFLGTTETIFGSLIFLGYWSPRLGILGALGSIVTFIGTTSIIPFLPDGWAHEAGGFPIMTLPLGFLMKDVLFLVVSFYLLEQDLTRAALEITRS; this comes from the coding sequence ATGAATCAGTTGAACCGGCTCATTCTTCGTGTTTCGAAGACCACCCCGTTCCGGAGCGGCCTTGACCGTCATTTAATTCGCGCTGCGATGGTTTTTACGTTCTTCGCCTTCAGCATCCAAAAGTGGAGCCAGTACACCGCCGAGATGCTAGTCCCCTTAATCAGCCATAGCCCCGTTGTCTTTTGGCTGCTCCCTGCCTTCGGCGTTCGCGGCGCAGGGTTCTTCCTCGGGACGACCGAAACGATCTTCGGCTCTCTCATTTTCCTTGGCTATTGGAGCCCGAGGCTTGGCATCCTGGGCGCGCTTGGGTCGATCGTAACCTTCATCGGCACCACGAGCATTATTCCTTTCCTGCCCGATGGCTGGGCCCATGAGGCGGGCGGATTTCCGATCATGACCTTGCCACTCGGCTTCTTGATGAAGGACGTTCTGTTCCTCGTTGTTTCATTCTACCTGCTCGAACAGGATCTGACACGTGCGGCGCTGGAGATAACACGCAGTTGA
- the urtA gene encoding urea ABC transporter substrate-binding protein, translated as MNSASLSRGTMLVMLVLQLSLVGIRAARAGEETIKIGILHSLSGTMAISEAVLKDTVLMLIEDQNKKGGLLGRKLEPAIVDPASDPDMFAKEARELFSKEKVAVVFGCWTSASRKAVLPIFEQLNGLLFYPVQYEGEESSRNIFYTGAAPNQQAIPAVRYLMSKEGGEVRRWVLLGTDYVYPRTTNRILSAYLAEKGVSPDDIMTIYTPFGYSEWRGIVDRIKAFGSEGKKTAVISTINGDANTYFYMELAAQHVDANEIPVMAFSVGERELHSVGVVPVGHLAAWNYFHTVNSPENKVFMKMWADFNEQGDKITNDPMEATFIGFRMWAQAVVQAGTTDVDAVRQAMYGQRIKAPSGFEVVMNTNHHLSKPVMIGKINSSGTFDVIWQSINPVRAEPWERYLPDSAKRTADWTFPWVCGGCIEPTFHDW; from the coding sequence ATGAATTCAGCTTCGCTTTCACGAGGTACCATGCTGGTGATGCTCGTTTTGCAACTCTCGCTCGTCGGCATTCGAGCGGCTCGCGCAGGCGAAGAGACGATCAAAATCGGTATTCTTCATTCTCTGTCCGGCACGATGGCAATCAGCGAAGCGGTCCTTAAGGACACGGTCCTCATGTTGATAGAAGACCAAAACAAAAAGGGTGGGCTGCTCGGACGGAAATTGGAACCGGCAATCGTTGATCCCGCGTCTGATCCGGACATGTTTGCGAAAGAAGCCAGAGAATTATTTTCGAAGGAAAAGGTTGCGGTTGTGTTCGGGTGCTGGACTTCCGCATCCCGCAAAGCCGTTCTGCCGATCTTCGAGCAGCTGAACGGCTTACTGTTCTACCCAGTACAATACGAAGGAGAAGAAAGCTCGCGCAACATTTTTTACACGGGGGCTGCACCAAATCAGCAGGCCATTCCGGCTGTTCGATATCTAATGAGCAAGGAGGGAGGCGAAGTCCGCAGATGGGTTCTGCTCGGCACTGACTACGTCTATCCGCGCACGACCAACCGAATCCTGAGCGCGTATCTTGCCGAAAAGGGCGTATCGCCAGACGACATCATGACCATTTATACCCCGTTTGGCTATTCCGAATGGCGAGGGATCGTCGATAGGATCAAAGCCTTTGGTTCGGAGGGAAAAAAGACCGCAGTGATATCAACCATTAACGGAGATGCTAATACGTACTTCTATATGGAGCTCGCAGCCCAACATGTGGACGCCAACGAGATTCCAGTCATGGCTTTCTCTGTCGGCGAGCGCGAATTGCACAGTGTAGGCGTTGTCCCCGTCGGGCACTTAGCGGCCTGGAACTACTTCCACACGGTCAACTCACCAGAAAACAAAGTGTTCATGAAAATGTGGGCTGACTTCAACGAGCAAGGAGACAAAATCACAAATGACCCGATGGAAGCCACCTTTATTGGCTTCAGAATGTGGGCGCAAGCCGTTGTCCAAGCGGGCACCACCGATGTGGATGCGGTCCGGCAGGCGATGTACGGTCAGAGAATCAAGGCGCCGAGCGGCTTCGAGGTTGTGATGAACACTAATCATCATCTTTCCAAGCCAGTCATGATCGGCAAAATAAATTCTTCCGGGACTTTTGACGTCATTTGGCAGTCAATCAATCCGGTCCGAGCCGAACCTTGGGAAAGGTATCTTCCCGACAGCGCAAAGCGTACGGCCGACTGGACGTTTCCTTGGGTCTGCGGGGGATGCATTGAACCAACATTCCATGATTGGTGA
- the trbK-alt gene encoding putative entry exclusion protein TrbK-alt, producing the protein MNAKKLERIPTVAAVVLIVLAVAACTIRLRDDEGQNLPAASADHASDALTTKLAECRSVTYEQKDALSECRKAWAEKRRQFLGQKASSASSENGPPREGSSLFVPPKDESRLSPGYPPIQQSGKE; encoded by the coding sequence ATGAACGCGAAAAAACTTGAACGGATCCCGACCGTGGCAGCAGTGGTGCTCATCGTCCTCGCAGTTGCCGCTTGCACAATCCGGTTACGTGACGACGAGGGCCAAAACCTGCCGGCTGCGTCGGCTGATCATGCATCCGATGCACTTACGACAAAGCTCGCGGAGTGTCGCTCTGTCACCTACGAGCAGAAAGATGCCCTGTCCGAGTGCCGGAAGGCGTGGGCAGAGAAGCGCCGCCAATTCCTCGGGCAGAAGGCTTCATCTGCATCGTCGGAGAATGGACCTCCTCGAGAGGGCTCCTCGTTGTTCGTGCCGCCGAAGGACGAGAGCCGCCTGTCACCTGGTTATCCTCCGATTCAGCAGTCAGGGAAGGAGTGA
- a CDS encoding adenylate/guanylate cyclase domain-containing protein, which yields MTFRTSITLAVMAFIIALAVLLIAIQVRALHWATKEAASAYMDATSTNASGRLQSEITAIGSLVRVLATSSSVAESNESTETGPAIALFKAALQEQPQIDSICVGFENGAWLQVRRTSDLNEEQRERLRATPHADIAINSIRPGPGGELPMRRTFEDRQGNDVGRLDLWKYGYDARKRPWYHDTMKADQSLVSQPYLSSHIGAPVITVSAPLRGKVPGVVAVDLKLDTFSDFVQTQRPGKHGIVLIFDSTGSLIAHPGFSQLVTSAMTHPSQPRLPNIKEINSGVAAAVLRRAHGREPYDGTIRDDRGNGYLFKLAKFPLGERYSASILLLGAQGDFAQDVRRLQFTGLILATIVGAAFIPAVWIFGSRMSFSLKALTAEAVKLQNLAEPAPKPVVSRIREIHELGSAISLAQRAIWSFAHFVPKKLVQRLIDSSMATELGGVREEITVLFTDVRDFTAIAESADPDTLMLQMSRYFSVLTESFLAEGGTIDKFIGDAVMVFWNAPNQQPDHVERACRSVLAARVACEKLNCQFEAEGLKPFFTRFGIHVGDAVVGNLGSMERMNYTALGNTVNLAARLEGLNKQFGTVILVSEVVYLRAKHRFQFKAFESVIAKGMTKATRVFELVGAST from the coding sequence TTGACATTTCGAACCTCAATCACCCTTGCGGTGATGGCGTTTATCATTGCTTTAGCCGTGCTGCTCATTGCTATTCAGGTTCGGGCTCTTCACTGGGCAACGAAGGAAGCTGCATCCGCCTATATGGACGCAACGAGCACGAACGCATCGGGACGTCTTCAGTCGGAGATAACCGCCATAGGATCGTTAGTGCGTGTGCTGGCGACCAGTTCCAGCGTGGCCGAATCAAATGAGAGTACCGAGACCGGCCCGGCGATCGCACTATTCAAAGCGGCACTGCAGGAACAGCCCCAAATTGACAGTATCTGTGTCGGCTTTGAAAATGGCGCTTGGTTACAGGTCCGGCGCACTAGCGACCTGAACGAGGAGCAGCGTGAGAGGTTACGCGCGACACCTCACGCCGATATTGCCATAAATTCGATCCGCCCCGGCCCCGGTGGCGAACTGCCCATGCGGCGCACTTTTGAAGATCGGCAGGGCAACGATGTCGGACGACTGGATCTATGGAAATACGGATACGACGCCCGCAAGCGGCCCTGGTATCACGACACGATGAAAGCCGACCAGTCGCTTGTTTCCCAGCCCTATCTGTCGTCTCACATCGGCGCACCGGTGATCACGGTTAGCGCACCCCTGCGGGGGAAGGTGCCCGGCGTCGTTGCCGTCGATCTCAAGCTCGATACTTTTAGCGATTTCGTCCAAACACAACGGCCCGGAAAGCACGGCATCGTCTTGATCTTCGACTCCACCGGTTCGCTCATCGCGCATCCCGGGTTTTCACAACTCGTTACCAGCGCGATGACACATCCATCCCAACCGCGATTGCCCAACATCAAGGAGATCAACTCGGGGGTCGCAGCGGCCGTGTTGCGGAGGGCGCATGGCCGGGAACCTTACGATGGAACTATTCGTGACGACCGGGGCAATGGCTACCTGTTCAAATTAGCGAAATTCCCTCTGGGCGAGCGGTACAGCGCCAGCATACTGTTGTTGGGAGCCCAAGGAGACTTTGCCCAGGATGTTCGGAGGCTCCAGTTCACAGGACTAATACTTGCAACGATTGTTGGCGCTGCCTTTATTCCCGCCGTTTGGATATTTGGCAGCCGAATGTCTTTTTCCCTGAAAGCCTTAACGGCTGAGGCCGTCAAGCTCCAAAATCTGGCTGAGCCTGCACCCAAGCCGGTCGTATCACGCATCAGAGAAATTCACGAGCTCGGCAGTGCGATCAGCCTCGCACAGCGCGCCATATGGTCGTTCGCTCACTTTGTTCCTAAAAAGCTCGTCCAGCGGCTCATAGATAGTTCCATGGCTACAGAGCTCGGCGGAGTTCGAGAGGAGATTACAGTCCTTTTCACTGATGTTCGGGATTTTACCGCCATCGCCGAGTCCGCCGACCCCGACACTCTTATGCTCCAGATGTCTCGCTATTTCTCGGTGCTTACAGAGTCTTTCCTCGCCGAAGGCGGAACAATCGACAAATTCATTGGTGACGCGGTTATGGTGTTCTGGAACGCGCCCAATCAACAGCCCGACCATGTTGAGCGAGCCTGCCGGTCGGTTCTTGCGGCCAGAGTGGCTTGCGAAAAGCTCAACTGCCAGTTCGAAGCTGAGGGTCTGAAGCCGTTCTTCACACGGTTTGGCATTCATGTTGGGGATGCGGTGGTTGGCAACCTCGGCTCGATGGAGCGCATGAATTACACAGCCCTTGGCAATACGGTGAATCTCGCGGCGCGCCTCGAAGGTCTGAACAAGCAGTTTGGGACCGTTATTCTCGTGAGCGAAGTGGTCTATCTGCGGGCTAAACATCGCTTCCAATTCAAGGCTTTCGAGTCGGTCATTGCCAAGGGGATGACAAAGGCAACCCGTGTTTTCGAGCTCGTCGGAGCATCAACATGA
- a CDS encoding ATP-dependent DNA ligase: MPPQFASLRSKPPAGDNWLHEIKYDGYRLQVHLDKGRVTIRTRTGLDWTKRFSAIAATFDIPVDRAIFDGEVAFKHRDLGFSSRRAASRVAPRLSRPPFVGLE; the protein is encoded by the coding sequence GTGCCACCCCAGTTCGCTTCCCTGAGGTCGAAGCCACCCGCGGGCGACAATTGGCTCCACGAAATCAAGTACGACGGCTATCGCCTGCAGGTCCACCTCGACAAGGGTAGGGTGACGATCCGCACGCGGACGGGGCTCGACTGGACGAAACGCTTCTCCGCGATCGCGGCGACGTTCGACATCCCGGTCGATCGGGCGATCTTCGACGGCGAAGTCGCCTTCAAACATCGCGACCTGGGATTTAGTAGCCGCCGGGCCGCTTCGCGAGTTGCGCCTAGGTTAAGCCGGCCGCCTTTCGTCGGTCTCGAATGA